In the Kineosporiaceae bacterium genome, one interval contains:
- the sepF gene encoding cell division protein SepF — protein MAGALRKTMVYLGLAEDEERYDGYDVDEDFPDDESPAESHDDEPARRPRDVEHLEERRAPVTPIRGQLSRVVSSAAASTDLHRITTIHPRTYNEAKTIGEAFRSGTPVIMNLSDMDDSDAKRLVDFAAGLIFGLHGSIERVTNKVFLLSPAHVEVAQAEKVKVPERTFFNQS, from the coding sequence ATGGCCGGCGCATTGCGCAAGACCATGGTCTACCTCGGTTTGGCCGAGGACGAGGAGCGCTACGACGGCTACGACGTCGACGAGGACTTCCCGGACGACGAATCGCCGGCCGAGTCGCACGACGACGAGCCCGCCCGCCGCCCCCGCGATGTCGAGCATCTCGAGGAGCGTCGCGCACCCGTGACGCCGATCCGCGGTCAGCTGAGTCGCGTCGTGTCCTCGGCGGCGGCGTCCACCGACCTGCACCGGATCACGACGATCCACCCGCGCACCTACAACGAGGCCAAGACGATCGGTGAGGCCTTCCGCTCGGGTACCCCGGTGATCATGAACCTCAGCGACATGGACGACTCCGACGCCAAGCGGCTGGTCGACTTCGCGGCTGGTCTGATCTTCGGTCTCCACGGCTCCATCGAGCGGGTGACGAACAAGGTCTTCCTGCTCTCGCCGGCGCACGTCGAGGTGGCCCAGGCCGAGAAGGTCAAGGTTCCGGAGCGGACCTTCTTCAACCAGAGCTGA
- a CDS encoding YggS family pyridoxal phosphate-dependent enzyme translates to MNTGQPSSDALAEPDARTRELATGLAVVQQRILAACATAGREPSEVHVIVVTKTYPAADVVRLAALGVRDVGESRDQEAGAKHRDVSAAVLPVGADRPPLRWHFIGRLQSNKARHVAGYADVVHSVDRLGLVDALDRGAAASGRRLDCLVQVSLDGDPTRGGTPVPQVPEVADRIAAAPHLGLAGLMAVAPLGVDPSAAFAALREVSERLRQVHPAAVMISAGMSGDLEAAVTEGATHLRVGSAVLGPRPPLG, encoded by the coding sequence ATGAACACCGGTCAGCCCTCGTCCGACGCCCTGGCCGAGCCGGATGCCCGAACCCGCGAACTCGCCACCGGTCTGGCTGTCGTGCAGCAGCGGATCCTGGCCGCGTGCGCGACAGCCGGGCGTGAGCCGTCCGAGGTCCACGTGATCGTGGTGACGAAGACCTACCCGGCCGCGGACGTCGTCCGCCTGGCCGCGCTCGGGGTGCGTGACGTGGGGGAGAGCCGCGACCAGGAGGCGGGGGCCAAGCATCGCGACGTCTCGGCCGCCGTGCTGCCGGTCGGCGCTGATCGTCCGCCGCTGCGGTGGCACTTCATCGGGCGACTGCAGTCGAACAAGGCCCGGCACGTGGCCGGCTACGCCGACGTGGTCCATTCGGTGGATCGCCTCGGCCTGGTCGATGCCCTCGATCGGGGCGCGGCGGCGTCCGGTCGCCGGCTCGACTGCCTGGTGCAGGTGAGTCTGGACGGCGATCCGACCCGCGGCGGGACGCCGGTACCGCAGGTTCCCGAGGTGGCCGACCGGATCGCCGCCGCCCCTCACCTCGGTCTGGCCGGGCTGATGGCCGTGGCACCGCTGGGGGTGGATCCCAGTGCCGCCTTCGCCGCTCTGCGAGAGGTGTCCGAGCGGTTGCGGCAGGTTCATCCCGCCGCCGTCATGATCTCTGCCGGCATGAGTGGTGACCTGGAGGCCGCGGTGACCGAGGGTGCGACACACCTGCGTGTCGGCAGCGCGGTGCTCGGTCCGCGCCCACCCCTCGGGTAA
- the pgeF gene encoding peptidoglycan editing factor PgeF has translation MHLLGIDLGPGVRAAFTRRTPGASRGAYAEFDLAQHVGDDPAAVAANRARLAREFGAPVVFVRQVHGVAVHRVDHATIRARDVLHTDIAVESGGDALVTADAQVALGVLVADCVPVLLADPSAGVIGAAHAGRVGLLAGVLDAVLDEMVRAGADLGRIRAGLGPAAGPCCYEVPESMRAESAAQLPAVYATTTWGTASLDLRAGCHQVLSRRGVEVMTVGGCTLEDEDSFSYRRSTTTGRFAGVVRLLA, from the coding sequence GTGCACCTGCTCGGCATCGATCTCGGTCCCGGTGTGCGGGCCGCCTTCACACGACGGACGCCGGGCGCCTCCCGCGGGGCGTATGCCGAGTTCGACCTCGCCCAGCACGTGGGGGATGACCCGGCGGCGGTGGCAGCCAACCGTGCCCGGCTCGCGCGCGAGTTCGGGGCGCCGGTGGTCTTCGTCCGTCAGGTGCACGGGGTCGCTGTCCATCGCGTGGACCATGCCACCATCCGGGCACGGGATGTGCTCCACACCGACATCGCCGTCGAGAGCGGCGGGGACGCCCTGGTGACCGCCGATGCCCAGGTCGCGCTCGGCGTCCTGGTGGCCGATTGTGTGCCGGTGCTCCTGGCCGACCCGAGCGCCGGGGTGATCGGCGCCGCCCACGCCGGTCGGGTCGGACTGCTCGCCGGTGTCCTGGACGCCGTCCTGGACGAGATGGTGCGCGCCGGTGCCGACCTCGGTCGGATTCGGGCGGGGTTGGGGCCGGCGGCCGGGCCGTGCTGCTACGAGGTCCCCGAGTCGATGCGGGCCGAGAGCGCAGCCCAACTGCCGGCCGTGTACGCCACCACCACCTGGGGCACGGCGTCGCTGGATCTGCGGGCGGGCTGCCACCAGGTGCTCTCCCGGCGCGGGGTCGAGGTGATGACCGTAGGGGGCTGCACGCTCGAGGACGAGGACTCCTTCTCTTACCGGCGCAGCACCACCACCGGACGCTTCGCCGGCGTGGTACGACTGCTGGCATGA
- a CDS encoding FtsQ-type POTRA domain-containing protein — translation MARTPAPTAAPRRRTPSAPPRRAASSGTAERFAAKVASRRRRRWAVGIAAVALLGALGWLALFSPWLKVTQVTVNSLQRVNGVAVHQVVDAEIGRPMVLLDPSAVARRVAAIPLVRETKITRRWPQTVRVEVVERVPVAAVPAGGGGAGYRLVDRDGVDVESVSSRPDALPYLDVDVAKAGAAALAAALDVQAGLPTEVNAQVRTLGATSPDGVWFVLRNGARVVWGGADQGELKLDVLRALVTSNADAAVYDVSAPSTPSVSRATVRDAAVLPR, via the coding sequence ATGGCGCGCACCCCGGCCCCCACCGCGGCTCCCCGTCGCCGGACGCCGAGTGCGCCGCCTCGTCGCGCGGCGTCCTCGGGTACGGCCGAGCGGTTCGCCGCCAAGGTCGCCTCGCGTCGCCGACGCCGGTGGGCCGTGGGCATCGCCGCGGTGGCGTTGCTGGGCGCCCTGGGGTGGCTGGCCCTGTTCTCGCCGTGGCTGAAGGTCACCCAGGTGACGGTGAACTCGTTGCAGCGGGTGAACGGCGTCGCGGTGCACCAGGTGGTGGACGCCGAGATCGGCCGTCCGATGGTGTTGCTCGATCCCTCGGCGGTGGCCCGCCGGGTGGCGGCCATCCCCTTGGTCCGCGAGACCAAGATCACCCGGCGATGGCCGCAGACGGTGCGGGTCGAGGTGGTCGAGCGGGTTCCCGTGGCCGCCGTCCCCGCGGGTGGGGGAGGGGCGGGGTATCGGCTGGTCGATCGTGACGGCGTCGATGTCGAGTCGGTGTCGAGCCGGCCTGACGCGCTGCCCTATCTCGATGTCGACGTCGCGAAGGCCGGCGCCGCCGCGTTGGCCGCCGCGCTCGACGTCCAGGCCGGGTTGCCGACCGAGGTCAACGCTCAGGTGCGCACGCTGGGGGCCACCTCACCGGACGGCGTGTGGTTCGTGTTGCGCAACGGGGCGCGGGTGGTCTGGGGCGGTGCGGACCAGGGCGAGCTCAAGCTGGATGTGCTGCGGGCGCTGGTGACCTCGAACGCGGATGCCGCGGTCTACGACGTGAGCGCGCCGTCGACGCCGTCGGTTTCGCGCGCCACGGTGCGTGACGCCGCGGTCCTACCCCGCTGA